The Sphingomonas sanxanigenens DSM 19645 = NX02 genome includes a region encoding these proteins:
- a CDS encoding phytanoyl-CoA dioxygenase family protein, whose product MTTGLANADTAPRQDIGADGFTPIARGEPGEAAIAALERDGVVLLRGGLGREWVDRLDQAIDEAIALAGPDSYTVAMPGEPGFFFTDNFMWKKIPAFRDFVFDSPAADLAMKLLRSRTLNFYFDFLLVKEPGTSSTTPWHQDHSYWPVNGQQICNIWTAMDVIPKESGLRFVRGSHRFDTLYRAVSFDPRTHHPHEIMDRPLPPDFDSLDHEILGWDMEPGDSLIWYSRTFHSAPGNFGSRRRRALSTSWFGDDVTYNDIPPGTGPASRGEDLVQGGPMTCATFPRVR is encoded by the coding sequence ATGACGACGGGACTGGCCAACGCTGACACGGCGCCCCGGCAAGACATCGGCGCGGATGGCTTCACGCCGATCGCGCGCGGCGAGCCCGGCGAGGCGGCAATCGCCGCACTCGAGCGTGACGGGGTGGTGCTGTTGCGCGGCGGGCTCGGGCGCGAATGGGTGGATCGGCTGGACCAGGCGATCGACGAGGCGATCGCGCTCGCCGGGCCGGATTCCTACACCGTGGCGATGCCGGGCGAGCCGGGCTTCTTCTTCACCGACAATTTCATGTGGAAGAAGATACCGGCGTTTCGCGACTTCGTGTTCGACTCCCCGGCGGCCGACCTGGCGATGAAGCTGCTGCGGTCGCGAACGCTCAACTTCTATTTCGACTTCCTGCTGGTGAAGGAACCGGGCACGAGCAGCACCACGCCGTGGCATCAGGACCATTCCTACTGGCCGGTCAACGGCCAGCAGATCTGCAACATCTGGACGGCGATGGACGTGATCCCGAAGGAAAGCGGACTGCGCTTCGTCAGGGGATCGCACCGCTTCGACACGCTGTATCGCGCGGTGTCGTTCGATCCGCGTACCCACCATCCGCACGAAATCATGGATCGGCCGCTGCCGCCCGATTTCGACAGCCTCGACCATGAGATACTGGGTTGGGACATGGAACCGGGCGACAGCCTGATCTGGTATTCGCGGACCTTCCACAGCGCGCCCGGCAATTTCGGGTCCCGCCGCCGTCGGGCGCTCTCGACGAGCTGGTTCGGCGACGACGTGACCTATAACGATATCCCGCCCGGTACCGGGCCGGCCTCGCGCGGCGAGGATCTGGTGCAGGGCGGACCGATGACCTGCGCGACCTTCCCGCGGGTGCGCTAG
- a CDS encoding 3-isopropylmalate dehydratase large subunit has protein sequence MGLTLFEKIWNAHAIADLGDGVGLLLIDRVMLHERTGSVALESLAEAGRPVMAPAQIFVTMDHIVDTLPGRSDHTIMPTGTQFITATRKAAQAAGLTLFDIGDIGQGIVHVISPEQAIVLPGVSLVCPDSHTCTQGAMGALAWGIGSTEAEHALATSTLRVRKPRTMRISVNGRLGRGVTPKDLALHMLARFGAAGANGCILEYAGEAVRALDVEARLTLCNMATEMSAFSAIIAPDETVFAYLQGRAYAPTGIEWDAALADWRTLCSDADAVFDVEHVVDAVDIAPMVTWGTSPQHAVPIGQPVPAFEATGTRDTRAAYDRALAYMGIEAGQALEALPIDAAFIGSCTNARLSDLRRAAAVLRGRHVAPHVKAICVPGSTRVKAAAEAEGLDRVFRDAGFEWREAGCSMCFFAGGESFGHRQRVVTSTNRNFESRQGPETRSHLASPETVAASAIAGMIADPRRLGSA, from the coding sequence ATGGGCCTGACGCTGTTCGAGAAGATCTGGAATGCCCACGCCATCGCCGATCTGGGCGATGGCGTGGGGCTGCTGCTGATCGATCGAGTGATGCTGCATGAGCGCACCGGCAGCGTCGCGCTCGAAAGCCTTGCGGAGGCCGGGCGGCCGGTGATGGCGCCTGCGCAGATCTTCGTCACGATGGACCATATCGTCGATACGCTGCCGGGCCGGAGCGATCATACGATCATGCCCACCGGCACCCAGTTCATCACCGCGACCCGCAAGGCCGCGCAGGCCGCCGGGCTGACCTTGTTCGACATCGGCGATATCGGCCAGGGCATCGTCCATGTGATCTCCCCCGAACAGGCGATTGTGCTGCCCGGCGTCAGCCTCGTCTGCCCGGACAGCCACACCTGCACGCAGGGCGCGATGGGTGCACTTGCCTGGGGGATTGGATCGACCGAGGCCGAGCATGCGCTCGCCACCTCCACCTTGCGCGTCCGCAAGCCGCGGACGATGCGGATTTCCGTGAACGGGCGGCTCGGGCGGGGGGTGACGCCCAAGGATCTCGCGCTCCACATGCTGGCGCGCTTCGGCGCGGCCGGCGCGAATGGCTGCATCCTCGAATATGCCGGGGAGGCGGTGCGCGCGCTCGATGTCGAGGCCCGGCTGACCCTTTGCAACATGGCGACCGAGATGTCCGCCTTCTCGGCGATCATCGCGCCCGACGAGACCGTGTTCGCCTATCTGCAGGGTCGCGCCTATGCACCGACGGGCATCGAATGGGATGCCGCGCTCGCCGACTGGCGCACATTGTGCTCGGACGCGGATGCGGTGTTCGACGTCGAGCATGTCGTTGATGCTGTGGATATCGCGCCGATGGTCACCTGGGGGACCAGCCCGCAGCACGCGGTGCCGATCGGTCAGCCGGTGCCCGCGTTCGAGGCAACCGGCACGCGCGACACCCGCGCCGCCTATGATCGCGCGCTCGCCTATATGGGGATCGAGGCAGGGCAGGCGCTTGAGGCGCTGCCGATCGACGCGGCCTTCATCGGATCCTGCACCAATGCCCGCCTGTCGGACCTGCGCCGCGCCGCCGCGGTGCTCAGGGGCCGGCATGTCGCGCCGCATGTGAAGGCGATCTGCGTGCCCGGCTCCACGCGCGTCAAGGCGGCGGCCGAGGCCGAGGGGCTCGACCGTGTGTTTCGCGACGCCGGATTCGAATGGCGCGAGGCGGGCTGCTCGATGTGCTTCTTCGCCGGCGGCGAGAGCTTCGGCCACCGCCAGCGCGTCGTCACCTCCACCAACCGCAATTTCGAGAGCCGGCAGGGGCCCGAGACGCGCTCGCATCTGGCATCGCCCGAAACGGTGGCCGCCTCGGCGATCGCGGGTATGATCGCCGATCCCCGCCGCCTGGGGTCAGCATGA
- a CDS encoding hydroxymethylglutaryl-CoA lyase, whose protein sequence is MSAMDGIDILVSEVGPRDGLQSIAPIMPIEAKKAWITAEAAAGVREIEVGSFVPARILPQLADTREVVTHALTIPGLTVAVLVPNARGAEAALEAGAHKITLPLSVSETHSLRNLRRTHAQVLEEARAIAGMIAALPTERRPHFEGSLSTAFGCTLEGAIPDAQIARLAEGLMAAGCDEVGLSDTTGFADPAAVKRLIALVRGTVGNAALTGIHLHNTRGLGLANALAALECGLTTLDSSLGGLGGCPFAPGASGNIVTEDLVFMLEAMGLRTGIDIDRLVAVREILAAAVPGEPLYGFIPDAGVPLGFNRAADRQPIKEVA, encoded by the coding sequence ATGAGCGCCATGGACGGCATCGACATCCTCGTCAGCGAGGTCGGCCCGCGGGACGGGCTGCAGAGCATCGCCCCGATCATGCCCATCGAGGCGAAGAAGGCGTGGATCACCGCCGAAGCCGCGGCCGGCGTCCGCGAGATCGAGGTGGGCAGTTTCGTGCCCGCCAGGATCCTGCCGCAGCTTGCCGACACGCGCGAGGTCGTGACGCACGCCCTCACGATTCCGGGCCTGACGGTTGCCGTGCTGGTGCCCAATGCCCGCGGTGCCGAAGCGGCGCTGGAAGCGGGCGCGCACAAGATCACCCTGCCCCTGTCGGTATCGGAGACGCATTCGCTGCGCAACCTGCGCCGCACCCATGCGCAGGTGCTGGAAGAAGCACGCGCGATCGCCGGCATGATCGCCGCCCTGCCGACCGAACGCCGCCCCCATTTCGAGGGCAGCCTTTCCACCGCGTTCGGCTGCACCCTGGAAGGCGCGATCCCCGACGCGCAGATCGCGCGCCTTGCCGAAGGGCTGATGGCGGCAGGCTGCGACGAGGTCGGCCTGTCGGATACCACGGGCTTTGCCGATCCCGCCGCGGTCAAGCGGCTGATCGCGCTGGTGCGCGGCACGGTGGGGAACGCCGCGCTCACCGGCATCCATCTGCACAACACGCGCGGGCTCGGCCTTGCCAACGCGCTCGCAGCACTCGAATGCGGGCTCACGACGCTGGACAGTTCGCTGGGCGGCCTCGGCGGCTGCCCGTTCGCGCCCGGCGCATCGGGCAACATCGTCACCGAGGATCTGGTGTTCATGCTGGAGGCGATGGGCCTTCGCACGGGTATCGACATCGACCGGCTGGTGGCGGTGCGCGAGATTCTGGCGGCGGCGGTGCCGGGCGAGCCGCTCTACGGCTTCATTCCGGATGCGGGGGTCCCGCTGGGGTTCAACAGGGCGGCGGACCGCCAGCCGATCAAGGAGGTAGCATGA
- the leuD gene encoding 3-isopropylmalate dehydratase small subunit, producing MSAQPFIRLAAVALPLVRDNIDTDAIIPSREMKSVSKKGLADGLFAGWRYTAVGGRDPDPDFAMNQPCYRDAAILLGGANFGCGSSREHAAWALAEQGFRAIIAPSFNPIFRGNCIRNGIVPVELPRAVVEEIAAGVEADAAATVAVDLEQGFVAFGAGRWDFALEDESREMLLEGKDAIELTFKRRDEIESFRRADAVRRPWVYLERAR from the coding sequence ATGAGCGCGCAACCTTTCATCCGCCTGGCCGCCGTCGCGCTGCCGCTGGTCCGTGACAATATCGATACCGACGCGATCATCCCGTCGCGCGAGATGAAGTCGGTCTCCAAGAAGGGGCTGGCCGACGGTCTGTTCGCCGGCTGGCGCTACACCGCGGTCGGCGGGCGCGATCCCGATCCCGATTTCGCGATGAACCAGCCGTGCTATCGCGATGCGGCGATCCTGCTCGGCGGCGCCAATTTTGGTTGCGGGTCTAGCCGCGAGCATGCCGCCTGGGCGCTCGCCGAACAGGGCTTCCGCGCGATCATTGCGCCCAGCTTCAACCCGATCTTCCGCGGCAACTGCATTCGCAACGGCATCGTGCCGGTCGAACTGCCGCGCGCGGTGGTGGAAGAAATCGCCGCCGGGGTGGAGGCAGATGCCGCGGCGACCGTCGCGGTCGATCTTGAACAGGGTTTCGTTGCGTTCGGCGCGGGGCGCTGGGATTTCGCGCTGGAAGACGAATCGCGCGAGATGCTGCTCGAAGGCAAGGATGCGATCGAGCTGACCTTCAAGCGCCGTGACGAGATCGAGTCCTTCCGGCGCGCTGATGCGGTTCGGCGGCCGTGGGTGTATCTTGAGCGCGCACGATGA
- a CDS encoding aromatic amino acid lyase: MAALLTTRHDITLDTYRRVAWQHEPVRISEAAIERIAACRQSFMDLIENDHSVIIYGVTTSMGELASQRLTHAQRDRHARLKPFAAATSFDDDLPERVVRGIVLARLANFLDGHAATTPRIALAVAALLDGQPMPAVPASGQGGAGEILALYPLFAGLSEGYDLQVKERGSLINGSPCAAALVAEGALAARRRIALATRTLALSIEAFSAPLEHYDMALAGLWGDEHEAIALDSLLTLLVGAGEGRRNYQAPVSYRIVPRILGHAHRALAGAEHAAAVSLSSVSDNPVYLPPDIVHPHGRCISTGGYHNAIAAPALDDLAATWADLAQLCARHAVKLLDGRASHMPDMLLVGREAGDSDGRGNIGYIPMAMAGYIEQAKAAAQTSFIPGSDTGGAGQDDVGTPAFLSYSREATAGRCLDASLAMLAVIAAQALFVTGRQAPPMLRGFVDMIRGHVRPVVEDRVLGPELHRLAQAFTAEIFDQDADAERAVA, translated from the coding sequence ATGGCGGCGCTCCTCACCACCCGGCACGACATCACGCTCGACACTTATCGCCGCGTCGCCTGGCAGCATGAACCCGTGCGCATCTCGGAGGCCGCGATCGAACGCATCGCCGCCTGCCGCCAGTCCTTCATGGATCTGATCGAGAACGACCACAGCGTGATCATTTACGGCGTCACGACGTCGATGGGCGAACTCGCCAGCCAGCGGCTGACCCACGCCCAGCGCGATCGCCACGCCCGGCTCAAGCCTTTTGCTGCCGCCACTTCGTTCGACGACGACCTGCCCGAGCGCGTCGTGCGCGGGATCGTGCTGGCGCGCCTCGCCAATTTCCTCGACGGGCATGCCGCGACGACACCACGCATCGCGCTCGCCGTGGCGGCGTTGCTCGACGGCCAGCCGATGCCCGCGGTACCGGCGTCGGGACAGGGCGGCGCCGGAGAGATCCTTGCGCTCTATCCGTTGTTTGCGGGATTGTCCGAAGGCTATGATCTGCAGGTGAAGGAGCGCGGCTCGCTGATCAACGGCTCGCCCTGCGCCGCCGCACTGGTTGCCGAAGGAGCATTGGCGGCTCGAAGGCGGATCGCGCTTGCCACCCGCACCCTTGCCTTGTCGATCGAGGCGTTCAGCGCCCCGCTGGAACATTATGACATGGCGCTCGCTGGATTGTGGGGCGACGAGCATGAGGCGATCGCGCTCGACAGCTTGCTTACATTGCTCGTCGGCGCGGGCGAAGGGCGGCGCAACTATCAGGCGCCGGTCAGCTATCGCATCGTCCCGCGCATCCTGGGTCATGCCCATCGTGCCCTGGCCGGCGCCGAGCACGCGGCGGCGGTGTCGCTTTCCTCGGTATCCGACAATCCGGTCTATCTGCCGCCGGACATCGTTCATCCCCATGGTCGCTGCATCAGCACAGGCGGCTACCACAATGCCATTGCTGCGCCCGCGCTTGACGACCTGGCCGCGACCTGGGCCGATCTCGCCCAGCTCTGCGCGCGCCATGCCGTGAAGCTGCTCGACGGTCGCGCCTCGCACATGCCGGACATGCTGCTGGTCGGGCGCGAGGCCGGAGACAGCGACGGCCGGGGCAATATTGGCTACATCCCAATGGCGATGGCTGGCTATATCGAACAGGCCAAGGCAGCCGCGCAGACCAGCTTCATCCCCGGCAGCGACACCGGCGGCGCCGGCCAGGACGATGTCGGCACGCCAGCCTTCCTGTCTTATTCGCGTGAGGCGACGGCGGGGCGTTGCCTCGATGCATCGCTGGCCATGCTGGCGGTGATCGCGGCGCAGGCCCTGTTCGTGACCGGCCGGCAGGCGCCGCCGATGCTGCGCGGCTTCGTCGACATGATCCGTGGCCACGTCCGCCCGGTCGTGGAAGACCGCGTGCTTGGGCCGGAACTCCATCGTCTGGCGCAGGCGTTTACCGCGGAGATCTTCGACCAGGACGCGGATGCCGAGCGCGCGGTGGCGTGA
- a CDS encoding sugar phosphate isomerase/epimerase family protein, with protein sequence MQRLRVSQALWAMERRRPDGLEWPLDVQLDMIRDAGFDGAGVDFADLGHARIVTDTLRAHGMMWHAMCNPRTVDELKPIIAHVQELGADHINLQPNVRPYTLAECFPYLKGWQRLAADSGIPVHIETHRDRMTTDLMLTLQLLDHFPDLRLTGDLSHFLVAREFQWPVDEENHRLVHRILDRCWGFHGRVASREQVQVQISFPHQRDWVDVFMGWWEYGFRSWRARAPEDATLTFLCELGPREYAMTGADGYELSDRWMESRMLMDMVRALWARLDAEARVGHPFASAARG encoded by the coding sequence ATGCAGCGGCTTCGCGTCAGCCAGGCCTTGTGGGCGATGGAGCGGCGGCGCCCCGACGGCCTGGAATGGCCGCTCGACGTGCAGCTCGACATGATCCGCGATGCCGGTTTCGATGGCGCGGGCGTGGATTTCGCTGATCTCGGCCATGCCCGCATCGTGACGGACACGCTGCGCGCCCATGGCATGATGTGGCATGCGATGTGCAATCCGCGGACGGTAGACGAACTGAAGCCGATCATCGCCCATGTCCAGGAACTGGGCGCGGACCATATCAACCTTCAGCCCAACGTCAGGCCTTATACGCTCGCCGAATGCTTTCCCTACCTCAAAGGCTGGCAGCGGCTTGCCGCGGATTCGGGCATCCCCGTCCATATCGAGACGCATCGCGACCGGATGACGACGGACCTGATGCTGACGCTCCAGCTCCTCGATCATTTTCCCGACCTCCGGCTGACCGGCGACCTCTCGCATTTCCTCGTCGCGCGCGAATTCCAGTGGCCGGTCGACGAGGAGAATCATCGGCTGGTCCACCGCATCCTCGATCGGTGCTGGGGCTTTCACGGCCGCGTCGCCAGCCGCGAGCAGGTTCAGGTGCAGATCAGCTTCCCCCACCAGCGCGACTGGGTCGATGTCTTCATGGGCTGGTGGGAATATGGTTTCCGCAGCTGGCGCGCCCGCGCACCCGAAGACGCCACGCTGACCTTCCTGTGCGAGCTGGGCCCGCGCGAATATGCAATGACCGGGGCGGACGGATATGAATTGTCCGATCGCTGGATGGAATCGCGCATGCTGATGGACATGGTCCGCGCGCTCTGGGCCCGGCTTGATGCGGAGGCGCGCGTCGGGCACCCTTTCGCAAGCGCGGCAAGGGGTTAG
- a CDS encoding HalD/BesD family halogenase, whose amino-acid sequence MGTQDVSVSPTAASLIDLATYPIDDLDGPEGQALVESCRLRLARSGALDLPGFLRPDAITLLAEEANGLEDHTHQYATEHNVYFDPPDHTLPPDHPRRHRVRTNKGNVPYDLIPRGSLLRAIYEWDAVLAFVAAVLGEPRLYRHQDPMAALNINVHAEGQELGWHFDRTDFAITLSLQQCEAGGTFEFVPNLRSADDENYPAVAAILAGGTEGLCRTDAAPGTLTLFRGHFSLHRVTPGTGPRKRLMAALSYVREPNVTFSAYARQLFYGRETVHAEFA is encoded by the coding sequence ATGGGAACACAGGATGTCAGCGTATCGCCAACGGCCGCGTCGCTGATCGATCTGGCGACCTATCCCATCGACGATCTCGACGGACCTGAAGGCCAGGCGCTTGTCGAGTCCTGTCGCCTCCGACTGGCCCGTTCGGGCGCCCTCGATCTTCCCGGTTTTCTCAGGCCCGATGCAATCACGCTGCTTGCCGAGGAAGCGAACGGGCTCGAAGACCACACCCATCAATATGCCACCGAGCATAATGTCTATTTCGATCCGCCTGACCACACCCTGCCGCCGGATCATCCGCGGCGGCACAGGGTTCGCACCAACAAGGGCAATGTGCCCTATGATCTGATTCCGCGCGGATCATTGCTGCGCGCGATCTACGAATGGGATGCGGTGCTCGCCTTTGTCGCCGCCGTGCTCGGCGAACCCAGGCTCTACCGCCACCAGGATCCGATGGCGGCGCTCAACATCAACGTCCATGCCGAGGGCCAGGAACTGGGCTGGCATTTCGATCGCACCGATTTCGCGATCACGCTGTCGCTCCAGCAATGCGAGGCCGGCGGCACGTTCGAATTTGTGCCCAATTTGCGCAGCGCCGACGACGAGAATTATCCCGCGGTCGCCGCCATCCTCGCCGGCGGCACCGAGGGCCTGTGTCGGACGGACGCGGCACCTGGTACACTGACGCTGTTCCGCGGCCATTTTTCTCTGCACCGGGTCACACCCGGCACCGGGCCGCGCAAGCGGCTGATGGCGGCACTGAGCTATGTTCGCGAACCGAACGTCACGTTCAGCGCCTATGCCCGCCAGCTCTTCTACGGGCGCGAGACGGTTCATGCGGAGTTCGCCTAG
- a CDS encoding CaiB/BaiF CoA transferase family protein, which produces MDKDALPLAGLKVVEFTHMVMGPAVGVILGDLGAEVIKVEPVGGDQTRRLLGSGAGYFPMFNRNKRSICLDLKAPDGLAVARRLVEDADILIENFRPGTLAKLGLSYETLSGANPRLIYCSAKGFLSGPYEKRAALDEVTQMMGGLAYMTGPPGRPLRAGASVIDITGGMFGVIGILAAVERRHRTGRGGEVLCSLYETTAFLVGQHMAQQAVTGKAAAPMPVRISAWAIYDVFDTMRPGEQLFVGVVSDQQWAAFCTAFGLTELGDNADYAKNNQRVLARDLILPQVRALFAGMRREDLVAKLETIGLPFAPITRPEDLFDDPHLNAGGLLDLTLTDGTPTRLPGLPVEIDGERLDLQRDIPQIGADGDALLADLGLTPERVAEMRAAGSIG; this is translated from the coding sequence ATGGACAAGGATGCGTTGCCGCTCGCCGGCCTGAAAGTCGTCGAATTCACCCATATGGTGATGGGCCCTGCGGTTGGCGTGATCCTTGGTGATCTTGGTGCCGAAGTGATCAAGGTGGAGCCGGTGGGCGGCGACCAGACCCGTCGTCTGCTGGGCTCGGGCGCCGGCTATTTTCCGATGTTCAACCGCAACAAGCGCAGCATCTGCCTCGATCTCAAGGCCCCCGACGGCCTAGCCGTCGCGCGCCGGCTCGTCGAGGACGCGGATATCCTGATCGAGAATTTCCGCCCCGGTACGCTGGCCAAGCTCGGCCTGTCCTATGAGACGCTGTCCGGGGCCAATCCGCGGCTGATCTATTGCTCCGCCAAGGGTTTCCTCTCCGGTCCCTATGAGAAGCGCGCCGCGCTGGACGAGGTGACGCAGATGATGGGCGGCCTCGCCTATATGACCGGCCCCCCCGGCCGGCCGCTGCGCGCGGGCGCATCGGTGATCGACATCACCGGCGGCATGTTCGGCGTAATCGGCATCCTCGCCGCGGTGGAACGTCGCCACCGCACCGGCAGGGGCGGCGAGGTGCTCTGCTCGCTCTATGAGACCACCGCCTTCCTCGTCGGGCAGCACATGGCGCAGCAGGCGGTGACCGGCAAGGCGGCGGCGCCGATGCCCGTCCGCATCTCCGCCTGGGCGATCTACGACGTGTTCGACACGATGCGGCCCGGAGAGCAATTGTTCGTCGGCGTCGTCAGCGACCAGCAATGGGCGGCCTTCTGCACCGCGTTCGGGCTGACCGAACTCGGCGACAATGCCGATTATGCGAAGAACAACCAGCGCGTGCTGGCGCGCGACCTGATCCTGCCGCAGGTGCGCGCGCTGTTCGCCGGCATGCGCCGCGAGGATCTGGTGGCGAAGCTGGAGACGATCGGGCTGCCCTTCGCGCCGATCACGCGGCCCGAGGATCTGTTCGACGATCCCCATCTCAACGCCGGCGGCCTGCTCGACCTCACCCTGACCGACGGCACGCCGACGCGGTTGCCCGGCCTGCCGGTGGAGATTGACGGCGAACGGCTCGACCTGCAGCGCGATATTCCACAGATCGGCGCGGACGGCGATGCGCTGCTCGCCGACCTGGGCTTAACGCCCGAGCGGGTGGCGGAAATGCGCGCGGCGGGGAGCATCGGCTGA
- a CDS encoding LysR family transcriptional regulator: MFQPSLEIRHLRMLQAMAVTGNVTQAATMLGLTQSALSHQIREAQRRLGVDLFVKGNKRMEMTAAARSLNEEAGRILAQLERVETDVANGASDARQIVRIGCGAYSGYRWLPRFMKGFQEQAEDIDIEVVADATRRPINALIERSIDIAVTSGTPSKAATRSLRLFRDELILIIAPDHPLADRGFIVAEDLADQIYISYSDIAEKGHEYDSFLKPAQVSYRKMLKVELTEAIIELVIGGFGVSILSRWAVGPYLRSGALRAAQVTRKGLFVSWHAVTRKSEGTDCPAWRMATALQHWCETDREAFGHNIGLEHHDPI; this comes from the coding sequence GTGTTCCAGCCGAGCCTAGAGATACGCCATCTGCGCATGCTGCAGGCGATGGCGGTTACCGGAAACGTCACGCAGGCGGCGACGATGCTTGGCCTGACCCAGTCGGCGCTCAGCCACCAGATCCGCGAGGCCCAGCGGCGGCTCGGCGTCGATCTGTTCGTCAAGGGCAACAAACGGATGGAGATGACGGCGGCGGCGCGCAGCCTGAACGAAGAGGCGGGCCGCATCCTGGCCCAACTCGAACGGGTCGAAACCGACGTCGCCAATGGTGCTTCGGATGCCCGCCAGATCGTGCGGATCGGCTGCGGCGCCTATAGCGGCTATCGCTGGCTGCCGCGATTCATGAAGGGTTTTCAGGAACAGGCCGAGGATATCGACATCGAAGTGGTTGCCGATGCCACGCGCCGGCCGATCAACGCGCTGATCGAGCGCAGCATCGACATCGCCGTGACCTCCGGCACGCCGAGCAAGGCGGCGACCCGATCGTTGCGCCTGTTCCGCGACGAACTGATCCTGATCATCGCGCCGGATCATCCGCTGGCGGATCGCGGTTTCATCGTCGCGGAGGATCTCGCCGACCAGATCTACATCTCATACAGCGACATCGCCGAGAAGGGTCATGAATATGACAGCTTTCTCAAGCCGGCGCAGGTCAGCTACCGCAAGATGCTTAAGGTCGAACTGACCGAGGCGATCATCGAACTGGTCATCGGCGGTTTCGGGGTGAGCATCCTGTCGCGCTGGGCGGTCGGGCCCTATCTTCGCTCAGGCGCGCTGCGTGCGGCGCAGGTCACGCGCAAGGGGCTGTTCGTCAGCTGGCACGCGGTGACGCGCAAGTCCGAGGGCACGGACTGCCCGGCGTGGCGAATGGCGACCGCGCTCCAGCACTGGTGCGAGACCGACCGCGAAGCGTTCGGCCACAATATCGGGCTGGAGCATCATGATCCGATTTGA
- a CDS encoding phosphate/phosphite/phosphonate ABC transporter substrate-binding protein: MSTAIATFATLPIYDFPDAREVTDAWWRGLARHLVAAGVGTPFPALLREGDLIGQWQSPSLLISQTCGYLATHELRSHVTPVAVPHCAAPGCDGPNYASAILVPADHPGLDLADFRGSRAAYSRAYSHAGYNAFRSIVAPLADGQAFFASVLASDSHVASIAAIASGRADIATVDCVVHAFVARWQPAMLTGTRILGYTPTAPAPPYVAPINADAVTIRRLQTALTAAMADDTLAECRDALFLAGFSAPIAGQYDVILDRAATAIASGYPVLR; the protein is encoded by the coding sequence GTGAGCACTGCTATCGCGACCTTCGCGACCCTGCCAATTTACGACTTCCCGGATGCGCGCGAGGTAACCGATGCGTGGTGGCGAGGGCTCGCACGCCATCTCGTTGCAGCGGGGGTAGGAACCCCGTTCCCAGCCTTGCTCCGCGAAGGCGATCTCATCGGACAATGGCAATCGCCGTCGCTGCTGATCAGCCAGACCTGCGGCTACCTCGCCACCCACGAACTGCGAAGCCACGTCACGCCGGTCGCGGTGCCGCACTGCGCGGCGCCGGGCTGCGACGGTCCGAACTATGCAAGCGCGATCCTCGTCCCCGCCGATCATCCGGGACTGGATCTCGCCGATTTCCGGGGCAGCCGGGCCGCCTATAGCCGCGCTTACTCGCATGCCGGCTACAACGCCTTCCGCAGCATCGTCGCGCCGTTGGCCGACGGGCAGGCGTTCTTCGCTTCCGTGCTGGCGAGTGATAGCCACGTCGCGAGCATAGCCGCGATCGCCAGCGGTCGGGCTGACATCGCGACGGTCGATTGTGTCGTCCATGCCTTCGTCGCGCGCTGGCAGCCGGCGATGCTGACCGGCACGCGCATCCTCGGCTACACCCCGACTGCCCCTGCTCCGCCCTATGTCGCACCCATAAATGCCGATGCGGTAACCATCCGTCGCCTGCAGACCGCGCTCACCGCAGCCATGGCCGACGACACACTCGCCGAATGCCGGGATGCGCTATTTCTGGCGGGGTTCAGCGCACCCATCGCCGGGCAATATGACGTGATCCTCGACCGCGCAGCGACGGCGATCGCATCGGGATATCCGGTACTCCGGTAG